ACGCGTCATATCACGTCCATCGGGTGCCGGCGTCGAAACGAGGCGGCGAACGGCGCTTTCGCGCTCCGCTTCGGAAAAGCCGCGACGGGCCTTTGCGCCATTGCCATTACCAGCGGCCTCCTGCGCGACTTCCTGGCCTTTTGCCTTGGCCTTCGCGCCATCTGCGTGTTCGGGCTTGCCGTTGCCGTTGCCGTTGCCAGCCTGAGCATGTCCTTTGCCCGGCTTCGCGGAGCCATTGCCCGAGTGGCTGTTACCCTTCCCCGGATTGCCCTTCCCGCCGTTGCCGTGCCCCTTTTTGATCAGCTTATTGCCGTTGCTGCCGTTCCCATTCCCGTTCCCGTTGCCATTGTTGCCTTTGGCAAGCCAGAGGTGCTGCGCGCTGACTGTCTCAGCGAAGCCGCGCTCGGCGTGGAATGGGGCCGCGGTCAGGGATGTAGAGGACAGTGCAAGCGCCAAGGCGCTGCCGATTAGTAATTTACTCATGTCAAACGCCTTTCCTTTGGGCATTTAACGCGACAAGCGGGCAAGCCGTTCCTTGCAGTCGGTTGCCATCGGAATCGAGAGGCCCTTTCGTCTCAAGGTTCTTGAAGGCGCGCGACGCATGAGCCATCGGCAGCAAAGATTCGGGCCCCTTCAACCTTCTCATGGAAACCTATCGGCGCGCCGGTATCACCATCGGACTGCGGGGAGCCAGTTTCCGACCTTTAGGCAAAGGGGCAACAAGCGCAGCGTGCTTGATCCGATAACGGGCGTCAGGTGATCCTCTTGCGCCGCGGCTCAGACCGGCCAACTGGATTGGCTTGTAGGTGAATGAGCCTTAGGCTTCGCGCGTAGTGGGCCAGTCGCACACAAGGTGAGGGAACGCCGGACCGATACCGTTGCGCGACAGACAAGACATCTCGACGAGGTCCAGTTGTAGTGGTCGAGGTGCAGTGACAACGAAGTCCTCAAAAGATGCCGCTGGCTGTATTGTGGTGAACGGCGGCAAAGTCCGCACCACTGTCGCCCCATGCTCTCTGGGTGAAGGTCCGCTTCGCCGCATAGTGCTCTCGGATATCGGGCGCCGGCGCCAGAGGGCTTCATCCCCATAGATCGAAGGCCGACCATGCATTAGCATTTAACCCGGACCACTCGCTGGGGTTAGCTCACGGATGAGTGGTTTCGAGCCCAAGCCGTCAAGATTCGCAGTCAGATTGCATTTGTCGCGGCACGAGCGACAGCTTCGGCCCGCGCCAGCGCATCCAGATCGATGCCGTGGCGGAACCCCTTGGCCTCGATCACCTCCAGCACGCAGCGGGTGTCGACGTTCCCCGGAGCCCCGGGGGCATAGGGGCAGCCGCCGAGACCCGCGACGGAGGCGTCGAAGGTGCGCACGCCCCGATCCAGCGCCAGCGCGACCAGATCGGCGGCAACGCCCGCGGTATCATGGAAATGCCCGGCTATGCGTTCGGCATCGGTATGCGCCAGAAGACCGTCGAGCAGCCAGTCCAGCGCTTCCGTGTCGCCCGCCCCTATGGTGTCGCCGAGCGAGACCTCGTAGCAGCCCATCTCCAGCAACCTTCCCGCCCAACGGCTGACCTCGCCCGGGTCGGTCGGGCCGTCGAACGGACAGGCGATGACCGTCGACAGGTATCCCCGC
This portion of the Salipiger sp. CCB-MM3 genome encodes:
- a CDS encoding hydroxymethylglutaryl-CoA lyase, producing MSSTVTVFEVGPRDGLQSRGDMVPTTKKIALIDALSRTGLRKIEATSFVSPRWVPQMADAGEVMAGIVRHEGVTYAALTPNVTGLGRALAAGCGEVAIFASSSDGFSRANLNCSIAESFERFAPVLEEARAAGVPVRGYLSTVIACPFDGPTDPGEVSRWAGRLLEMGCYEVSLGDTIGAGDTEALDWLLDGLLAHTDAERIAGHFHDTAGVAADLVALALDRGVRTFDASVAGLGGCPYAPGAPGNVDTRCVLEVIEAKGFRHGIDLDALARAEAVARAATNAI